From the genome of Phytohabitans rumicis, one region includes:
- a CDS encoding FAD-binding protein: MTRWGLLTGWGRTAATGMTVLSGRDDAALSEAVRNAGARGILARGLGRSYGDAACNAGGAVVDMTGRDRILGWDLAEGTVRVEAGVSLRRLVDAALQRGWFLPVLPGTGYVTAGGAIAADVHGKNHPAVGSLARHVSSVDLLTADAVVRTVGPADTPEVFHATCGGMGLTGLILRATLRLAPAPSAWLVTETERAPDLDGLIARLADGRGYPYAAAWLDLLARGGTTGRGVVVRGRHAARGEAPVGPAPARRRPGVPAVVPGGTLNRVSVRAFNEAWFRRAPRRRARALASVPAFFHPLDAVPHWNRLYGPRGFVQYQAALPFGAEPALRRLVDRVAACGHAPFLGVLKVLGAEAGGPLSFPMPGWTLALDLAATPEIVTLLDRLDELVAAAGGRVYLAKDARLRPDLLAAMYPRVDAFRETREQMDPRRVFMSNLARRLSL, encoded by the coding sequence ATGACGAGGTGGGGGCTGTTGACCGGTTGGGGCCGTACGGCGGCGACCGGGATGACCGTGCTGAGCGGCCGCGACGACGCGGCGCTGTCGGAGGCGGTGCGTAACGCGGGCGCCCGCGGCATCCTGGCGCGCGGGCTGGGCCGGTCGTACGGTGACGCCGCCTGCAACGCGGGCGGTGCGGTGGTGGACATGACGGGCCGCGACCGCATCCTCGGCTGGGACTTGGCGGAGGGCACGGTCAGGGTGGAGGCGGGGGTGAGCCTGCGCCGGCTGGTTGACGCGGCGCTCCAGCGTGGATGGTTTCTCCCGGTCCTGCCCGGCACCGGGTACGTGACCGCCGGCGGCGCGATCGCGGCGGACGTACATGGCAAGAACCATCCCGCCGTAGGCTCCCTCGCCCGGCATGTGTCCTCTGTGGACCTTCTGACGGCGGATGCCGTGGTCCGCACCGTGGGGCCGGCGGACACCCCCGAGGTCTTCCACGCCACCTGCGGCGGCATGGGTCTGACGGGGCTGATCCTCAGAGCGACGCTGCGGCTGGCGCCGGCGCCCAGCGCCTGGCTGGTGACCGAGACGGAGCGGGCGCCCGACCTGGACGGGCTGATCGCGCGGCTCGCCGACGGCCGCGGGTATCCGTACGCCGCGGCCTGGCTGGACCTGCTCGCGCGGGGCGGTACGACCGGGCGCGGTGTCGTCGTTCGGGGACGGCACGCCGCGCGGGGCGAGGCCCCGGTCGGGCCCGCGCCGGCCCGGCGGCGACCGGGCGTACCGGCGGTGGTTCCGGGCGGCACCCTCAACCGGGTCAGCGTGCGGGCCTTCAACGAGGCGTGGTTCCGGCGCGCGCCGCGCCGCCGGGCCCGCGCCCTGGCCTCCGTGCCGGCGTTCTTCCACCCGCTCGACGCCGTCCCGCACTGGAACAGGCTGTACGGCCCGCGCGGCTTCGTGCAGTACCAGGCCGCGCTCCCGTTCGGTGCGGAGCCCGCGCTGCGCCGCCTCGTCGACCGGGTCGCCGCCTGCGGACACGCCCCGTTTCTGGGTGTGCTCAAGGTCCTCGGCGCGGAGGCCGGCGGTCCGCTGTCGTTCCCGATGCCGGGCTGGACCCTCGCGTTGGACCTCGCGGCCACGCCTGAGATCGTCACGTTGCTGGACCGCCTCGACGAACTCGTCGCCGCGGCGGGCGGCCGGGTCTACCTGGCGAAGGACGCGCGGCTGCGCCCCGACCTGTTGGCGGCGATGTACCCGCGGGTCGACGCCTTCCGCGAGACGCGCGAACAAATGGATCCTCGCCGCGTGTTCATGTCGAACCTGGCCCGGAGGCTGTCCCTGTGA
- a CDS encoding GNAT family N-acetyltransferase: MSQPLIDIVRVSDHLEGSRWQAVSPGGSVAGVATLRTITPFGHALLLPPAPATTPGAPEVSLYVEPQWRRRGIGSRLLATVREQTAEPRLVADVAEGTPGEAFCQRHGFRHTRSRRHDLLTYCDVHRAWLGELVDAEHPGYRLTHWTGDLPNAPRVEELLRSPSRPGNAVLTAADANGDLAAYAVAVVGALFEPRARQYGPAVLPDHRGQQLGRWVNAALIQRLREVHPHVNEIETAAAEDDPHLLAVREHLGFRFLRRTHLYELALP; encoded by the coding sequence ATGAGCCAACCCTTGATCGACATCGTGAGGGTGTCGGATCACCTCGAGGGTTCGCGGTGGCAGGCTGTGTCACCGGGCGGCTCTGTGGCCGGAGTGGCCACCCTGCGGACAATCACCCCATTCGGGCACGCCCTTCTGCTGCCACCGGCCCCGGCCACGACGCCGGGCGCCCCGGAGGTGAGCCTGTACGTCGAGCCGCAGTGGCGGCGGCGCGGGATCGGCTCCCGGCTGCTGGCCACCGTCCGGGAACAGACCGCCGAGCCACGCCTGGTCGCGGACGTGGCCGAGGGCACGCCGGGCGAGGCATTTTGTCAGCGGCACGGCTTCCGGCACACCCGATCCCGGCGCCACGACCTGCTCACCTACTGCGATGTTCACCGGGCCTGGCTCGGTGAGCTCGTCGACGCCGAGCATCCCGGCTACCGCCTGACCCACTGGACCGGCGACCTGCCCAACGCGCCCCGTGTCGAAGAACTGCTGCGCAGCCCGAGCCGCCCCGGTAACGCCGTGCTGACCGCCGCGGACGCGAACGGCGACCTGGCGGCCTACGCCGTGGCGGTCGTCGGCGCGCTCTTCGAGCCCCGCGCTCGGCAGTACGGACCGGCCGTGCTTCCCGACCATCGCGGACAGCAGCTGGGCCGCTGGGTCAACGCCGCTCTGATTCAGCGCCTGCGCGAGGTCCACCCGCACGTCAACGAGATCGAAACCGCCGCCGCCGAGGACGATCCCCACCTGCTTGCCGTACGCGAGCACCTCGGCTTCCGCTTTCTCCGGCGAACTCACCTCTACGAGCTCGCCCTGCCATAA
- a CDS encoding decaprenyl-phosphate phosphoribosyltransferase yields the protein MTNRVDGAPTTGASDRPGTAPAAARRASVLIGLVGMARLRQWGRNVLVAGAALASGEILRPEVFGAVVVGFAAFCLTASGVYFVNDILDATIDRNHPAKHLRPVAARLVPVPLAGVVGAGLLVAGLAVGAVLGGLGFAALLATYVVLMVLYSLHLKHQPLVDIATIAAGYVLRAFAGGVIAGVPMSPWFLVVAASGSLLVAAGKRYSEVVQVGEGAAAARPVLARYSPSYLRFLWGTAAAVTIMGYVLWAFDAQRQGTWAAVSAAPFALAVLRYVSFIDLGAADSPEAAVLRDRSLQLWLVVWSTSLLLVVAG from the coding sequence ATGACAAACCGGGTCGACGGAGCCCCCACGACGGGCGCCTCGGACAGGCCCGGCACCGCCCCCGCGGCGGCTCGCCGGGCGTCTGTGCTCATCGGCCTCGTGGGCATGGCCCGGCTCCGACAGTGGGGGCGAAACGTCCTTGTCGCCGGCGCCGCGCTGGCCAGCGGCGAGATCCTGCGTCCGGAGGTGTTCGGCGCGGTCGTTGTCGGCTTCGCTGCCTTCTGCCTGACCGCATCGGGCGTCTACTTCGTCAACGACATCCTCGACGCCACGATCGACCGTAACCACCCCGCGAAGCACCTGCGCCCGGTGGCCGCGAGGTTGGTCCCGGTGCCGCTGGCCGGGGTCGTGGGTGCCGGCCTCCTGGTCGCCGGACTGGCCGTGGGCGCAGTACTGGGCGGTCTCGGGTTCGCCGCGCTCCTGGCGACGTACGTGGTCCTCATGGTCCTGTACTCGCTCCATCTCAAGCACCAGCCGCTGGTCGACATCGCGACGATCGCGGCCGGCTACGTGCTGCGGGCGTTCGCCGGCGGCGTGATCGCCGGCGTGCCGATGTCACCGTGGTTCCTGGTTGTCGCCGCGTCAGGCTCGCTGCTCGTGGCGGCCGGAAAGCGGTACAGCGAGGTGGTCCAGGTCGGCGAGGGTGCGGCCGCCGCCCGGCCGGTGCTGGCCCGGTACAGCCCGTCGTACCTGCGTTTCCTGTGGGGGACCGCCGCCGCGGTGACCATCATGGGGTACGTCCTGTGGGCGTTCGACGCGCAGCGGCAGGGGACCTGGGCCGCGGTGTCGGCGGCGCCGTTCGCCTTGGCGGTGCTGCGGTACGTGTCCTTCATCGACCTGGGCGCCGCGGACAGCCCGGAGGCCGCCGTCCTACGCGACCGGAGCCTTCAATTGTGGCTGGTCGTGTGGTCGACATCGCTGCTGTTGGTCGTTGCCGGATGA
- a CDS encoding serine hydrolase domain-containing protein, producing the protein MLAGHVESGRIPGLVALVSRGDETHVEAIGTMRHDGGPPMRRDTIFRMASTSKPVSVAAAMVLLDECRLRLDDPVDPWLPELADRQVLTRIDGPLDDTVPARRPITVRDLLTSTFGLGLDFSALGTPIMAAVFEQGLTPNLPTPMPEPDEWMRRLGALPLMHQPGEHWQYHISNDLLGVLVARVTGQSFETFLRERIFDPLGMKDTGFHVPADKIDRLPALYAPDPQTGQFHVWDEPAGGRWSQPPAFPGGGGGLVSTVDDYHAYFQMLLNHGMHGSERILSRPAVALMTTNRLTPEQQAARTAMARNNVHISFGQGQHGGWGFGMAVRTYRGDYAPIGQYGWDGGSGTSTYADPDNQLVGILLTQIGTSVPNSAWAFHDFWTTLYQAIDD; encoded by the coding sequence GTGCTGGCCGGGCATGTCGAGTCCGGGAGGATTCCCGGTCTGGTCGCTCTGGTCAGCCGGGGTGATGAGACACATGTCGAGGCGATCGGGACGATGCGTCATGACGGTGGCCCGCCGATGCGCCGGGACACGATCTTCCGGATGGCCTCGACGTCGAAGCCGGTCTCGGTCGCGGCGGCGATGGTCCTGCTGGATGAGTGCCGGCTGCGGCTGGACGACCCGGTAGACCCGTGGCTGCCGGAACTGGCCGACCGGCAGGTACTGACCCGGATCGACGGCCCGCTGGACGACACCGTGCCGGCGCGGCGGCCGATTACCGTACGGGACCTGCTGACCTCGACGTTCGGGCTCGGCCTGGACTTTTCGGCGCTGGGCACTCCGATCATGGCTGCCGTCTTCGAGCAAGGGCTCACCCCAAACCTGCCGACGCCGATGCCCGAGCCGGATGAGTGGATGCGCCGCCTTGGCGCGCTCCCGCTGATGCACCAGCCCGGCGAGCACTGGCAGTACCACATCAGCAACGATCTCCTTGGCGTACTCGTGGCCAGGGTCACCGGCCAGTCGTTCGAGACGTTCCTGCGCGAGCGCATCTTCGATCCGCTGGGCATGAAGGACACCGGTTTCCACGTGCCCGCCGACAAGATCGACCGGCTGCCGGCCCTCTACGCCCCCGACCCGCAGACCGGACAGTTCCACGTCTGGGACGAGCCCGCGGGCGGACGGTGGAGCCAGCCTCCGGCGTTCCCGGGCGGCGGCGGTGGACTGGTCTCCACCGTCGACGACTACCACGCCTACTTCCAGATGCTGCTCAACCACGGCATGCACGGCAGCGAACGGATCCTGTCCCGACCCGCCGTCGCGCTGATGACCACCAACCGCCTCACCCCCGAACAACAAGCCGCCCGAACCGCCATGGCCCGCAACAACGTCCACATCTCGTTCGGCCAGGGCCAACACGGCGGCTGGGGCTTCGGCATGGCGGTACGCACCTACCGCGGCGACTACGCGCCCATCGGCCAGTACGGCTGGGACGGCGGAAGCGGCACCTCCACCTACGCCGACCCAGACAACCAACTGGTCGGAATCCTGCTCACCCAGATCGGAACGTCCGTCCCGAATTCGGCATGGGCCTTCCACGACTTCTGGACCACGCTCTACCAGGCAATCGACGACTGA
- a CDS encoding LysR family transcriptional regulator produces the protein MELRDIEIFLTLAKELHFGRTAERLRISQARVSQSIKQQERRIGGALFERTSRSVRLTPLGERLRDRLDAGYGEIMAGIDEAAATARGQVGTLTVGTMATQHQGIAAVLDLFRQRYPQCELRMREILPSDPFGWLRAGRVDIGLVWLPVREPDLAVGPALHTEHLVLAVASDHPLASRERIEMEDLGDYPVVYPDGPIPEYVWEAHTPSVTPAGRPIRRGIAVATLEEAFTAIAGGSVVSPVGADAAATRQRGDITFVPITDGPILRYAPVWRITSETTLVRAFVQAAEDAQTT, from the coding sequence GTGGAGCTGCGAGACATCGAGATCTTCCTCACGCTGGCAAAAGAGCTCCATTTCGGACGTACGGCCGAACGCCTCCGCATCTCGCAGGCACGAGTCAGTCAGTCGATCAAGCAGCAGGAGCGCCGGATCGGCGGTGCCCTGTTCGAGCGGACCAGCCGCAGCGTGCGACTCACCCCGCTCGGCGAGCGGCTACGCGACCGGCTCGACGCGGGCTACGGCGAGATCATGGCAGGCATCGACGAAGCTGCCGCCACCGCTCGCGGACAGGTCGGCACCCTGACCGTTGGCACCATGGCCACCCAGCACCAGGGGATCGCGGCCGTCCTCGATCTGTTCCGGCAGCGGTATCCGCAGTGTGAGCTGCGCATGCGCGAGATTCTCCCCAGTGACCCGTTCGGTTGGCTGCGTGCCGGCCGGGTCGACATCGGGCTGGTCTGGCTACCTGTCCGCGAGCCCGACCTGGCCGTTGGGCCGGCGCTGCACACCGAGCATCTGGTGCTGGCCGTCGCCTCCGATCATCCTTTGGCCAGTCGGGAGCGGATCGAGATGGAGGATCTCGGCGATTACCCGGTGGTGTATCCGGACGGGCCTATCCCGGAATACGTGTGGGAGGCGCACACCCCGTCCGTGACACCGGCCGGGCGGCCCATCCGGCGCGGAATCGCCGTGGCCACCCTCGAGGAGGCATTCACGGCGATCGCCGGCGGCAGCGTCGTGTCCCCCGTCGGGGCAGACGCGGCAGCCACCCGGCAGCGCGGCGACATCACGTTTGTGCCCATCACCGATGGACCGATTCTGCGGTACGCGCCGGTGTGGCGCATAACCAGCGAAACGACGCTGGTCCGCGCCTTCGTCCAAGCCGCCGAGGACGCGCAGACCACATAG